The nucleotide sequence CGTCGCGATCTCAACTGGGAAAAACAGTTCGAGCTGGCCCTCTTCCCCGCCGATGCCAGGGCGATCCGCGCCAGCCGGACGCCGGAAGACGAAGACACCTGCACGATGTGTGGTGAGTTCTGCGCCTCCCGCGGCGCGGGGAAACTTTTCGCCGGTGATTTGAAAGGCGACAAGATCTGAATTATTTACCACAGAGAGCACGGAGATCACGGAGAAAGCTTTTCAGTAATGAGTTGAATCTCCGTGTTCTCCGTGTCCTCCGTGGTATATGAGAATATTCAAAATCGATTTTTTACGTTTCCAGGCGCAGGAAAGTGGAGTGCAAGACTCCCGCGGACCCGCCGCCGTGACGGGGGACTGACCTCTCATTATGCCACTGCCGGTTTTCAAGCCGGACGGGAAGGCGGGAGGAAGGGACGATCCCGGAGCCGGAAAGCCTGTCTGGAAATGGAATCGAGCGCTGAAGGTAAAGGCGGTCGGTGGGTAGTCGTCTATCCCCCGGTCGCATACCGGGGGATTTTTTAATGCCCCAACAGAAGGAGATCAACATTCATGAAGACCGCCATACTGCTGATGGGGCACGGTTCCCGTATCGCCGAAGCCAACCGTGCCCTCGATGCGATCGCCGTACTTGTCAAGGAACAGACCGGTTATGAAATCGTCGAGGTGTCGTTCCGGGAGATGCATCCCCCCTCGATTCAGGACGGTATCGACCGCTGTGTCGCCCAGGGTGCGCAGCGTATCCTGCTCTATCCCTACTTCCTCTTTGCCGGGGCGCATGTGCTGGAGGATCTGCCAGCGGAAATAGCAGCGGCGATCAAGCGCCATCCCGGTCTGGAAATGAAACTCGGCAAGCCGCTCGGCGTTCACCCCAAGCTGGCCGAGATCGTTACCGAGCGCGTGACTGAATCGCTGACCGAGGCGGGATGGTAAGGTGCCGGCAGCACGGGAGAGACGACGTATGAACGACGCCATTATGCTTGACCCGCAAGCGATTGAAAGCCGCAGTTTTGAACTTATCGATGCGGAAGCGGGCGCACATCCCTTTTCGGCACAGGAATGGCCGGTGGTGCGACGGATCGTGCATACCACCGCCGATTTTGAATTTATCGCCAATACTGTCTTTGCCCCCGGCGTGCTTGATTCGGCTCTGACCGCGATCCGCGCCGGAGCCAAAATCCTGTGTGATACCAATATGGTCGTCGCCGGGGTCAGCAAGCCGCGCCTGCACGCATTTGGTGGCAGCGCCAGCTGTCATGTCGCCGATGCCGATGTTGCCGGGGAGGCAAAAGAAGCCGGGATTACCCGTTCGATCGTCGCCCTGCGCAAGGGCGTTGCGGCAGGGTGCACCATCTTCCTGATCGGCAATGCGCCGACCGCCCTCTATGAACTGCTCGCCCTGGCCCAGGCCGGCAGGGTGACTCCGGCGCTGGTGGTCGGCTGCCCGGTCGGTTTTGTCGGCGCGGCGGAATCGAAGGAGGCGCTCTTCGCCAGTGATCTGCCTTACATCGTCTGTCGCGGGCGCAAGGGTGGTTCGGCGATTGCTGCCGCAATCTTCAACGCCCTGACCATTCTCGCCCACGCGGAGTCCGCATGAAACCGCTCGTTTTGCTCGCGTTGATGCTCGGGTTTTTCCCGCTACCGGCTGCCGCGATGCATATCAGTGAGGGAATTTTGCCAGGCGGGTGGGCGATTCTCTGGTTTGTGGTCGCGGCCCCTTTCGTCGTCTGGGGGGGGTGGCGAATCAGCCAGCGCCGCGCTATCGATCCCGGCTACATTTCACTGGTTGGCATCTTCGGGGCGGCGGTTTTCGTCTTCAGTTGTTTTCCGCTGCCAGTACCGGTGGCGGGGAGTACCGCCCATCCAGCGGGAACCGGTCTGAGCGCGATTCTGCTCGGTGGTCCGGCGAGCGTGGTGGTGGCCTTCATCTCTCTCCTTCTTCAGGCGTTGTTTCTGGCCCACGGGGGGCTGACCACCCTTGGCGGGAATACTTTTTCGATGGGCGTTGTCGGTTCGTTCAGCGGTCTGGCCGCGTTCAAACTGGCCCGCCTGTGCCGGGGCAACCTCTTCTGGTCAGGGTTTGCCGCCGGGGTCGCCTCCGATCTGTTAACCTATCTGGGAACCGCGACCGAGATGGCGCTGGCACTGCATGGCGACACCCCGCTCCTGACGGTGCTCGGACAGATTTACCTTGCCTTCATGCCGACTCAGGTGCCGATCTCGATCCTCGAAGGAGTGGTCATTGGCGGGATGCTGGTTTATGTCCGCAAACACCGCCCTGACATTCTACGCAAATTGAAGATTATCACTGCGGAGGAGAGATGAAACGATTCCTGCTGGCACTGTTTTTGGTGTTTTTGACCCTGCCCGCCGACGCCGCAGAAAGCAAGTGGCCGGGGGTTGATGAAGCGGTGGTGGAAAAATTCGCGGCGCAGCTCGGGCGCACCGCCCGCGAGCCATACCTCAATACCGATCAGGGGGATCTGCTCCTCTTTGTCTTTGCCCTGGCGGGAGGGATCGGCGGCTTCATTATGGGGTATTACTGGCATAAAGTCTTCATCGTCAAACAGGACCTCTGCCTTAAAGACGGGGAGGATTGACCCTTCCATGCACCCTTTGATCGACATCAGCCAGCATTCCGCGCTCACCGCCCTTGACGGGCGGATCAAGGTGATCCTGGTCGCCGGTGCGCTGACGGTCAACCTGGCCGCCGCGAGCTGGCGGGTTTCGTGCGGATTGGCACTGCTCGCCTGGCTGTTGACGCTGTTCGCCGGGGTTCGCCAAAAGCAGTTCTGGCGGCGGCTGGCGATTCCGCTGCTGCTGGCCAGCGTGGCGTTCATCACCCAGCTGTTCTGGATCAAAAGTGGTGACCGGGTCGTCTTCTCCGGTATGGCGATCCACGCCGATGCGCTGTGGAGTGGTTTGGCGCTGGCGTCCCGGATTCTCGGCGGCATGGCCGTGATCCTCTTTTTTGTCCTGACCACCCCGCTGCCG is from Desulfuromonadaceae bacterium and encodes:
- a CDS encoding sirohydrochlorin cobaltochelatase codes for the protein MKTAILLMGHGSRIAEANRALDAIAVLVKEQTGYEIVEVSFREMHPPSIQDGIDRCVAQGAQRILLYPYFLFAGAHVLEDLPAEIAAAIKRHPGLEMKLGKPLGVHPKLAEIVTERVTESLTEAGW
- a CDS encoding precorrin-8X methylmutase translates to MNDAIMLDPQAIESRSFELIDAEAGAHPFSAQEWPVVRRIVHTTADFEFIANTVFAPGVLDSALTAIRAGAKILCDTNMVVAGVSKPRLHAFGGSASCHVADADVAGEAKEAGITRSIVALRKGVAAGCTIFLIGNAPTALYELLALAQAGRVTPALVVGCPVGFVGAAESKEALFASDLPYIVCRGRKGGSAIAAAIFNALTILAHAESA
- the cbiQ gene encoding cobalt ECF transporter T component CbiQ, with amino-acid sequence MHPLIDISQHSALTALDGRIKVILVAGALTVNLAAASWRVSCGLALLAWLLTLFAGVRQKQFWRRLAIPLLLASVAFITQLFWIKSGDRVVFSGMAIHADALWSGLALASRILGGMAVILFFVLTTPLPELMRAARSFRCPSVLVELTLIMYRYIFLLLEEGERIRTAQRARAGYSTFRSGLRSSSMLGGMLLLRTYDRAERSFEAMLCRGYRGALLAPPESGISRGNWRALGVGVAMLGGLYLIG